One Nitrospinota bacterium genomic window, ATTAAGATAGTGCTTCTATTATGGCTCTGTGAAAAGCAGGGATATCATCTGGTTTTCTGGATGTAATCAAATTCCCATCCACTACAACCTCAGCATCTATGTATTCTGCTCCAGCATGAACCAGATCATCCTTGATAGCAAAAAAGCCAGTAACCTTCTTTCCCTTTAAAATACCAGCCGAGGCCAACATCCATCCTGCATGACAAATAGCTGCTACGACCTTGCCTTTTTCAAACATCTCTTTTACAACTCTAACCATATCTTTTGAACGTCTCATAACGTCTGGGGCATATCCTCCAGGAATAATTAGGGCATCAAACTTTGAAGTATCTACATCTTTTACATTTATATCAGGATGGACAGGGAGCCCGTGTTTACTTTTATATTCTTTTTTGCCAGAACCTACAACGCTCACCTCTGCCCCTTCCTCTATAAATCTATAATAGGGACACCAGAATTCATACTCATTATAAAGGTCTTCTATAAGAATCAAAAATTTTTTACCTTCGAGTTTCATAGCAATCCTCCTTGATTAAGAATTTTTTAGGACTTTTATTATAAATCATTCATTTTCTATTTCAATTGAAATTATTTTCTTGTGATGGTTTTATCTCTAATAGAACGTCTAGTTGCTATTTGATTGATAATCTACCTATATAGTTTCCTTGACAATTGAGTAATTTTTAAATATTATTTAAAAAACAATTTATTTTATCAATTCTTTATGGGATGCTGGATCTGGGTTAATCATGAGGAATAGTTAGGATGAAAAAGAAACAACTTGATTTTTTTAAGACAAAGCTTTTGAGTAAAAAGAATCTTCTGATTCAAGAAGCTAATAAGACGCTAGATAATGGATTGAATGTACAAAAAGAAGATATGCCTGATACTGTGGATCGATCTTCTATTGAGACTGATCGTAATTTTCTTCTTCGCCTTCGAGATAGAGAAAGAAAACTTCTCAAGAAGATTAATGAATCTCTGAAGAGGATTGAGGATGGGTCTTTTGGTATATGTCTTCGATGTGGTGAAGAGATAAACGAAAAGAGATTGAAAGCGAGGCCTATGGCTACCTTATGCATATCATGTAAAGAAGAACAAGAGAAAAAGGAAAAATTGTCGAGCTAAAACCTTCTTTACGTCTCTTTGTAGTCCCCTTCTTTTAGAGTAGTATAAAATGATAATACTTTTCTAGAGTATCTTTTATGAAATATCTTTCCTTTTTTCATCATGTGGGAAATCTTTGAAGGACCTCTATTATATGCTTCTAATGCTAAATCGATATCTTCAAAAATGAGGTTTAGCTTGGATAGATAATAAGATCCCATCCTGATATTAATAAAAGGATTATAGAGAGCATTGTCATTTTTCCAGTTGATATTTGTTTCTTTAGCTATCTCTTGAGCGGTTACTGGAAGAATCTGCATGAGACCCTTAGCCCCCTTTTTGGATTTGGCCCAGTTGTTAAAAGAGCTCTCCGTTGAGATTATTGCAACAATAAGAAGAGGATCGTGACCATATCGAATGCTTTCTTTATATATAATTTCCGCAAGTTTATTTTCTTGATCTTTTTTGAGGCCAGTGTTGAAATTATTGATTATTTCTTTTATCATATTCTCTGTTTTTGATCTTTCATTATATATAGCCTCTGCAAGTTTATTTTCTTGGTTCTTTTCAAGGTCAACGATGAAATTATTGATTATCTCTTTGATGAAATCTTCATTTTTTTGTATTTCTATATCTTTATGAAAGATTTTCTTGAGAGGAGTATAGTAGCTTCCTTCAGAATAAAAGTAGATATTAGTTGTTAATAGCCCGACAAGAAAAAAACAAGATAGGTTTTTGAAACTCAGATCAATTTTTTTCTTGAAGAATAATTTAGCAAAGTATTTTAAGCAGTTTTTCAATACCATAAATAGCTTCCTTTTTTTTAATATAGGATTGATCTTTGATGTTTGTCAAGAAAAAAACTATATATTGTATAGAGTAGATAATAAAATACTAAATGTTGTGTTTTCAGTCATTTTCAACGGCATCTCAAAATTTTGTACAGAAACCTCTTTTAGGAGGAGGTTTAATATCTTCTTCTCTAAATATTTCCAACTCATATTATTATTGAATACAAATTATGTTAAAAGAGCTTTTAGTATCAAATTATGCACTTTAAGTCAAGAAAAAAATTAACTATTTTTTATAACAAAATGATGATGTTTCGAAGTTGTTATTCTTTGAAATTATGTATAATTACATCAAGAAAAAAATCAAGATACTTTATTTTAACAATGGCATTTTCTGGATATAATTTATTGATATTTAAAGGCATTGACTAATGAGAAAAAATACCAAATATATAGTCATAGGAAACGGTATAGCTGGTATAAGCGCTATAGAAGGAATTAGGAATAGAGATACCCAATGTAATATTACTGTTATTTCCCAGGAGCCATTTCTGGCTTACTCTCCAACGTCACTACCATATTTGATAGAGGGAAAGATTACTGAAGATAAGATTTTTATAAGAAATAAAGAGTTTTATAAAAAAAATAGGGCAAGACTTATTTTGAATAAGAGAGCATTAGGAATAAATCCTTTTAATAAAGAGGTTTTTCTTAGTGGCGGTAAGAACCTTACCTATGACTCTCTTCTTATAGCTACGGGGGCTGAGCCAATAATTCCAAATTTATACGGACTAAGTCGTTGTGATTACTTTGTATTAAAGACCCTAAAAGATGCCAGAAGATTAAAAAATGAGGTCCTTGTAAACGGTCATGTTGTGATGTCAGGTGGTGGTTTAATCGGTATAGAGCTGGCTTATATTCTTAGAAGTCAAGGATTTGAGGTTACAGTTATCGAAGAAAAGGAGCGCATACTTTCTTTTTATTTTGATGAC contains:
- the dksA gene encoding RNA polymerase-binding protein DksA: MKKKQLDFFKTKLLSKKNLLIQEANKTLDNGLNVQKEDMPDTVDRSSIETDRNFLLRLRDRERKLLKKINESLKRIEDGSFGICLRCGEEINEKRLKARPMATLCISCKEEQEKKEKLSS
- a CDS encoding type 1 glutamine amidotransferase domain-containing protein; this translates as MKLEGKKFLILIEDLYNEYEFWCPYYRFIEEGAEVSVVGSGKKEYKSKHGLPVHPDINVKDVDTSKFDALIIPGGYAPDVMRRSKDMVRVVKEMFEKGKVVAAICHAGWMLASAGILKGKKVTGFFAIKDDLVHAGAEYIDAEVVVDGNLITSRKPDDIPAFHRAIIEALS
- a CDS encoding lytic transglycosylase domain-containing protein — encoded protein: MVLKNCLKYFAKLFFKKKIDLSFKNLSCFFLVGLLTTNIYFYSEGSYYTPLKKIFHKDIEIQKNEDFIKEIINNFIVDLEKNQENKLAEAIYNERSKTENMIKEIINNFNTGLKKDQENKLAEIIYKESIRYGHDPLLIVAIISTESSFNNWAKSKKGAKGLMQILPVTAQEIAKETNINWKNDNALYNPFINIRMGSYYLSKLNLIFEDIDLALEAYNRGPSKISHMMKKGKIFHKRYSRKVLSFYTTLKEGDYKET